Proteins from one Setaria italica strain Yugu1 chromosome V, Setaria_italica_v2.0, whole genome shotgun sequence genomic window:
- the LOC101758132 gene encoding elastin-like, protein MEKRGSSSCAASLLVVGLLLAAASLACHGARDVPAGPAGEKPLRPQNVFGFGGFYPGPSVSWVFPGPNGVTPQVGFGGMPGSSAFPGVGGSGGVSPFTPGGGGGVVGIHGGGGGAAAAAGAAAKKP, encoded by the coding sequence ATGGAGAAGAGAGGCAGCAGTAGTTGCGCCGCGAGCCTCCTCGTCGTGGGCCTCCTGCTGGCCGCCGCCTCGCTCGCGTGCCACGGCGCGCGCGACGTTCCCGCCGGGCCGGCGGGGGAGAAGCCGCTCCGGCCCCAGAACGTGTTCGGGTTCGGCGGCTTCTACCCGGGCCCCTCCGTCAGCTGGGTCTTCCCGGGCCCCAACGGCGTCACCCCGCAGGTCGGCTTCGGCGGCATGCCGGGCTCCAGCGCCTTCCccggcgtcggcggcagcggcggtgtcTCGCCGTTCACgccgggtggcggcggtggcgtggtcGGCATCCacggcgggggtgggggtgcagcggctgctgctggcgccGCGGCGAAGAAGCCGTGA